A genome region from Triticum aestivum cultivar Chinese Spring chromosome 2B, IWGSC CS RefSeq v2.1, whole genome shotgun sequence includes the following:
- the LOC123043122 gene encoding meiosis-specific protein PAIR3 codes for MTEIKLPNIQKVTSSDHWSLASNQYPSGKFPKVSIGIPPPRSDSVSRSRDVAAAAAPAFERNLSQRTDGRSRPPKANNASLRVSQEAANHGGSAAQAPEATHVRVSLTQPDDHAREQTGTFSFGTRKEQGSQLDQLQKAPFVNSQGKRQMESADNTKSNSEVLRMKLRGILGTSQTKQAVAPNPEDIETPDQPKSLTTNGPSSGIKKVYTSRFPDIIKTPDLLNCQTGTYAKSKPSSDPIESDSDTPQVVEMRPVTRTLGRKKAPAASKKQDKNQSAKKPLSTSRSAPKQKTQDNVFVFDEKCTPKTVGKSANGNSGCLRNLRSSNRKAKVELKKVHCSDKISDKITQDAREGQLSSRNAASENKGEKTTSFSSLSRAGKTAESRSRSPTREKRLNGMAKVGLQKMQLSEKLLPTTLNVGEDKLSSQNISSKSKENYSSLLHRKENSNLSKASDRSPQAHKPAGNTFNLPPSGAASPSPEPKMYPWGNEASPQINGKPSGTASPSPEPKMYPWDNEASPQINGKPSGAASPSPEAKKYPWENEASPQINGKLGEKFASPLADRFRNMGDDFASPTFATNVNGYHTRSKVLHDDTYSPKYPKSVNRSRSSSFASDPGSEPSDEMDKTYDLPKSESPNSSEERENKKQPDLSPISPTEDEMAQTSIPSFGKGYKTRKWLSDVDSPDKSLENLDRKSHLKEGKRGKRRLPSPVPFATSGTQETIMSDKEPVQCPDDYLNRAFDELLLVLGRFQTKIKSETRNRSSEILVGTGEIIRQHLEGVEVQMQDDVDKLVNAGKSKRKRLNSTFEEQQEQLRVLHEKFKEEVNQQLLGCKNSLEEFEAYHAELKGVAEKQKASHKKLLQQAESRVGSQLNDAEIKIAKVQKRARKKMNGLKHVLKELITDTAD; via the exons ATGACGGAGATCAAGCTGCCGAATATCCAGAAA GTTACATCAAGTGATCACTGGAGTTTGGCCAGCAACCAGTATCCATCTGGTAAATTTCCTAAGGTATCAATTGGCATCCCTCCTCCAAGGTCAGATTCTGTATCAAGAAGCAgagatgttgctgctgctgctgcccctgCATTCGAGAGGAACCTGTCTCAGAGAACTGATGGAAGATCTAGACCCCCGAAAGCGAATAATGCTTCACTCCGGGTCTCACAAGAAGCTGCAAACCATGGTGGATCTGCTGCACAGGCACCTGAAGCCACCCATGTTAGGGTTTCTCTAACACAACCTGATGACCATGCACGTGAGCAAACCGGAACCTTTTCCTTTGGAACAAGAAAAGAACAAGGCAGCCAGCTTGACCAACTGCAAAAGGCACCCTTCGTGAATTCACAAGGAAAGCGCCAAATGGAATCTGCAGATAACACCAAGTCCAACAGCGAAGTGCTCAGGATGAAGCTGCGGGGGATCCTTGGTACATCACAAACCAAACAGGCTGTTGCACCAAACCCTGAAGACATTGAGACACCGGACCAACCGAAAAGTCTAACAACCAATGGACCATCTTCAGGGATCAAGAAGGTTTACACGTCACGTTTTCCTGATATTATCAAGACACCTGATCTGCTCAACTGTCAAACAGGTACCTATGCAAAGAGCAAACCATCCTCTGATCCAATTGAGTCAGATTCTGATACTCCACAAGTAGTTGAAATGAGGCCTGTTACTCGCACCTTGGGTCGCAAGAAAGCACCAGCAGCCTCCAAGAAGCAGGATAAGAACCAGAGTGCAAAGAAACCATTGTCTACTTCACGTTCTGCACCCAAACAGAAAACGCAGGACAATGTCTTTGTTTTTGATGAGAAATGCACACCCAAAACCGTGGGGAAATCTGCAAATGGTAACTCTGGCTGCTTGAGAAATCTTAGAAGCTCAAATAGGAAGGCTAAAGTAGAGCTTAAGAAGGTCCATTGTTCTGACAAGATTTCTGACAAGATCACACAGGATGCTAGGGAAGGACAGCTATCTTCTAGAAATGCAGCATCAGAGAATAAGGGAGAGAAAACCACCTCCTTTTCTTCATTGTCCCGAGCTGGAAAAACTGCTGAGAGCCGTTCTAGAAGCCCTACAAGGGAGAAACGGCTGAATGGAATGGCTAAAGTTGGGCTTCAGAAGATGCAGTTGTCAGAGAAGTTGCTGCCCACGACACTGAATGTGGGTGAAGATAAGCTCTCTTCGCAGAATATTTCATCAAAGAGCAAGGAAAATTATTCTTCATTGCTGCACCGGAAGGAGAATTCTAATTTGAGCAAAGCTTCAGACAGAAGCCCTCAGGCACATAAACCAGCGGGAAATACTTTTAACTTGCCACCATCTGGCGCTGCTAGTCCATCACCTGAACCGAAAATGTATCCATGGGGCAACGAGGCAAGTCCCCAGATAAATGGTAAACCATCTGGCACTGCTAGTCCATCACCTGAACCGAAAATGTACCCATGGGACAATGAGGCAAGTCCCCAGATAAATGGCAAACCATCTGGCGCTGCTAGTCCGTCACCTGAAGCGAAAAAGTACCCATGGGAGAACGAGGCAAGCCCCCAGATAAATGGTAAACTGGGAGAGAAGTTTGCCAGTCCATTGGCAGACAGATTCAGAAACATGGGAGATGATTTTGCAAGTCCTACTTTTGCAACTAATGTAAATGGCTACCACACTAGAAGTAAAGTGCTACATGATGACACATACAGCCCCAAGTATCCAAAAAGTGTGAACAGGTCAAGATCAAGTTCCTTTGCTTCTGATCCAGGGTCTGAGCCATCG GACGAGATGGATAAAACCTATGATTTACCTAAAAGTGAATCTCCTAATTCTTCAGAAGAAAGGGAGAACAAAAAACAACCAGATCTTTCACCCATTTCGCCAACTGAAGATGAAATGGCTCAAACTTCTATTCCAAGTTTTGGGAAAG GATATAAAACTCGCAAATGGCTTTCAGATGTAGACAGCCCTGATAAATCTCTAGAAAATCTGGATAGGAAATCACATCTAAAAGAGGGTAAAAGAGGCAAACGGCGCTTACCTTCGCCTGTTCCTTTTGCCACTTCTG GAACACAAGAAACTATAATGTCAGACAAAGAACCAGTGCAATGCCCAGATGACTACCTAAACAG GGCTTTTGATGAGTTACTGCTGGTGCTGGGAAGGTTTCAAACCAAGATCAAGTCCGAAACAAGAAATAGAAGTTCTGAGATACTGGTAGGTACTGGAGAGATAATTCGCCAGCACCTCGAGGGAGTTGAGGTGCAAATGCAGGATGATGT GGATAAGCTGGTCAATGCAGGAAAATCTAAAAGGAAGCGACTAAACTCAACATTTGAAG AGCAACAAGAACAGTTACGGGTTCTTCATGAGAAGTTCAAGGAGGAGGTTAATCAGCAGTTGCTTGGTTGCAAGAACTCTCTCGAGGAATTTGAAGCCTATCATGCAGAACTTAAGGGAGTAGCTGAGAAGCAAA AAGCATCACACAAGAAGCTCCTCCAACAAGCCGAGAGCAGAGTTGGTTCTCAGCTCAACGACGCCGAAATCAAAATCGCGAAGGTTCAGAAG AGAGCCCGGAAGAAGATGAATGGCCTGAAACACGTGCTCAAGGAGCTCATCACCGACACCGCAGATTGA